A region of the Falco peregrinus isolate bFalPer1 chromosome 19, bFalPer1.pri, whole genome shotgun sequence genome:
CCCAGGGCGGCTGCCGGTCCCTGGCCCTTCCCACAGCCACCCGCCAGCCGCTGCCTGGGGCACTGAACGCCTCCCGGTACCGGCAGGTCAGGAGGGACGGCTCAGCTGCCCGCTCGGTCCCGGACACCCCGGGCCCAACGGGCCCCGAGCGCCGAACAGCACGGGCCGAGCCCGGTCCCACCCGGGGCTGCCAACGGTGCTTCCCCCGCCGGGCTGCGGAGCCGGTCTCCCCCGGGGGCCCGGCCCGCCACCCCGGCcgcctctcccctctccccagagCGGGCGGCTCCTTCCCGGTGCGCGGCGCCGTCCCCGCCGGCCTTCCCGGCGCGACCATGGCCCCAGCGGCGGCTtcggccgggcccgccgccgccctcccgcccccctcccggcccggccgcggcccgcgagcagcaggcagccccggCAGCAGCCCCGACCCCGGGTGGCGGCGGATGGCGGCGGATAACAGCGGCGGGACTCACTGTGCGGGGAGCAGGGCCCAAGATGGCGGCGGAAAGAGACAGAGCGGCTGGAGGCACCACTTCCGGGAGGACGAGCACTTCCGGGGCAAGGGGCAGCGGCCCGgcagcccgccccgcccggaAGGCCGCGCTCCACCGTTCCGGGCCctggccgggccgggccctgGGGGTGTGGGACTGGAACCTCCCGGATGCTGACAGGGAACCCCCGGGTGCCAGCAAGGAcccctggctgtggggcagggacccTGTGGGTGCCAGCAAGGACCCCCGGTTGTAGGGCAGGGACCCCCCGGCTGCCAGCCGAATCCCCCCgctgtggggcagggaccccGGCCCCCTCCCACCTGGGCGCGTCCCGGGCGCAGGCACGCGGGTGACCACAGACATTTAATGGTCTTTGCGTAGAAAAGGTACAAAAGGTGGGAAGGGCccgcgtggggctgggggggaggggatcAGGGAGCTGGCGCCCCAGCTCCGAGGCACCAGGACCCCCGGCAGCTGGCGGTGGAGGTGATGACACAGGAATTGGTGATGGCAGTTGGTCCCATGGCAGCCTGGAGGCCTCAGAAATCTCCTTGTAGGTCTGCAGAGAGGAGAAATGggaatttttacagaaaaagagcAGTTTCTCAGAGCCACGGGGGTCCCCTTTGGGGTCCCCTTGAGGGTCCCCCTGccagctgcatccctgcctggcACTTACCGCTCCTGCGGAGCAGCTCTCCTCTCCGGGCGTGCTCCATCTCCTCCACGAACTGCTCGAAGACCCGCACGTAGGGCGCCAGGCTCGTCTTCTTATAGTCTGGGAGGATTCAGGGGGTTGAGTGGGAACAAGAGTGGGCAGTGGGGACCCCcagtgccccagccccagccccactcaccCCGCACACGGCGCTTTGGCTCCGTTTCCTCACCATCCTGCTCCCCGTCTTGgccagctgtgtccagctcGTGGCACAGGGAACTGTGGGAGACGGTGGGATGTGTGGGGGGGGCTGCCGGTACAGCCGGGACCCCCTGTGACGCCTGCCCTGCTCACGTACCTGATGGTGGGGACAGCAAATGGGTCAAACTGGTCCAGCCTCTGCAGATCCAGCGGCACCGAAATACGACCTGCACGAGAGGGGAGTCACTGCTGGGGGTCCCGGCCCCGGGGGTCCCCAGGGGTCCCCGTCCCCACAGACCACCAGAGCCACCTGTTTTGGGGTGGACGCTGAAAGGGCTCTTCAGCAGGTGCCCGATGCTTTTGCTGACGTTGATGTCGAGGCGGGGAAAGCAGTACTGCAGCATGATCTCCCAGTCTGCATAGCACGGCACGTTCTtcccggcccccggcccccgctgTGGGGATAGGTGGGTcagggggcagcggggcaggtAGCAGCACCTGGccccctgcctggggcagctcCACAGCCACTTACCCGTGTCCGCTCCATCCTGCTCttcagcagctcccagcgcTGCACCGAGTCCCGCTTCTTGGGGAACTcgccctgcagcagctcacGGTGCTGTGGCCGGTGGTCAAGGCTGATCACGGACACGGCCGACCCCGCTCCACCCGCAGGGACCCTCCCTCCAGACCCGGGATGGTAGGGCCGCTCTGGGAAGGATATCCTCCGGGACAAGTGCCAGCACCTTCTCCCAGCTCTCTGGGCTGCCCAGGATGTCCTGGCTCACCAGTGCGAACGCCTCGAAGTACTTCTCCACCACGCTGACCGACCGCCTGCGGAGCAGTGGGGAGAGGCTCAGCACCCCACGGCTGGGGGCTGTAGGGGCTGGGCAAGGGTGTCCCCACCAACCTGATGAAGGGGTGGATGGGCTCGGAGAGGTTCACCTTCTTCACGGTCTCTGCTCCGCCCTGGGGGGACAGCGGTGGTCAACCTTGGGGAGTGGGCAGGGGGTGCCTGGCCCTGCGCGCACCCACCTTCACCAGGCTCAGGTACTCCACGGTGGCCGCCCGCAGCGCCGGGGACCACTTCCGCACCGCGTCGTCGCACACCCAGCAGTGGACACCCCGCCGGCCCGAGTACACCCACAGACGATGCTTCATGCCCAGGTCCTCTGCGCAGGGaacagccaggctgcaggagcgCGCTGGGATGGGCTGCAGCGTCTGCCTAAGCCTGGCAGCGCTGCCAACCCGCCGGGCACCAGCGCAtcctctgctccccccagccccacgaGAGTGCTGCCCCGCTCCCTGCTTTGGGGTCCTGGTGTCTCTATGGGGCAAAGCATGGTCTGGGCGCATCCTCAGTGCATGAGGACGGGGCCACATAGGTCCCCGAGACCCTCACCCACAAGCGCGCGGTCAATGACGCGGATGGCGATGGTCATCAGGGTCCAGCACTTGGAGCAGATGTCAGctgagctggaggcagagcGTGGTGGGTCAGAGGGCTGCCCCGTGCCCGttcacacccccccccaacacccacCAGCTATTCCAGCTTGTGCTGTGAACACCCCCAGGAACCTGCAGCACGTCCGCACGTCGTCGTAGTCCGTCATGTCGATGTCAAAGACCAGCTCCTTCTCCTGAGGCTGGAAGGCCCCCCCCAGGTGCACCGTGTTGTGCTGGTTGGGCTGTGGGACAGGATGAGCTCAGCGCTGGCTGGGGACCCCATGAGCTTGGGGCTGTGTCCCCCTGGGGCCAGCTGGCACCAGGGCTCCCGGTTGGGGTGCCGGAGCTCCTGCTGGGGGTCCCAGTCAGGGTGCCATGGCTACTGGTCAGGGTGCCGGGGCTCCCAGTCGGGGTGCCAGGGCTACTGGACAGGGTGCCGGATCTCCCAGTCAGGGTGCCATGGCTACTGGACAGGGTGCCGGATCTCCCAGTCAGGGTGCCATGGCTACTGGTCAGGGTGCCGGGGCTCCCAGTCAGGGTGCCATGGCTACTGGTCAGGGTGCCGGGGCTCCCAGTCAGGGTGCCATGGCTACTGGACAGGGTGCCGGGGCTCCCAGTCAGGGTGCCATGGCTACTGGACAGGGTGCCGGATCTCCCAGTCAGGGTGCCATGGCTACTGGACAGGGTGCCGGGGCTCCCAGTCAGGGTGCCATGGCtactggacagggtgctggaTCTCCCAGTCAGGGTGCCAGGGCTACTGGACAGGGTGCCGGGGCTCCCAGTCAGGGTGCCAGGGCTACTGGTCTGGGCTCCCAGTTGGGGTGCCAGGGCACTGGGGCTCCTGGTCAGGATGCCAGAGCGCCCGGTCAGGGCTCCTGGTGAGGGTGCCAGGGCTCCCAGTTGGAGTGCCAGGGCTACTGGTCAGGGTGCCGGGGCTACTGGTCAGGGCTCCCAGTTGGGATGCCATGGTGCTGGGGCTCCTGGTCATGGTGCTGGAGGCTTCTGGTCAGGGTGCCGTAGCTCCCAGTCGGGGCTCCTGGCGAGAGTGCCAGGGTTCCCAGTTGGGGTGCCAGGGCTCCTGGTCGGGGTGCCATGATGCTGAGGCTCCCAGTTGGGGTGCCAGAGCTCCCAGTTGGGGTGCTATGGCTACTGGTTGGGATGCCATGGCTACTGGTGGGGCTCCTGGTCAGGGTGCCAGGGCTCCCAGTTCGGGTGCCACGCTGCTGGGGCTCCCAGTTGGGGTGCCAGAGCTCCCAGTTGGGATGCCATGGCTACTGGTGGGGCTCCTGGTGAGGGTGCCGGGGCTCCCGGTCGCGGTGCCGGGGGGGCGCAGGACTCACCCGGTGGGAGTAGATGGCCCCGATATCGATCTTGTAGGGGTTGGTCCTCTGCAGCTCCCGCTCCAGCTCCTGGGGGCTGCCGAAGGACTGGAACCGCACGTAGACATCGTCCCGCAGCGTGAAGGAGAATTCCCGCAGCTGGAAGTAGTTCTTCACCACtgcggggggcgcgggcgggtTGGGGGGGGCCCTCACTGcctcccccccagctcccccccgcccTGCTCCCCCCGGTGCCCCAGAGCCCGGTCAGGGCACCCACCCGCCGGCACCCCCAGCgcccccgggacccccgcgctgccccccgccccgctcacCGCCGCCGTAGCCGAGCCAGCGGCCGTAGGCGCCGTACGGGAAGAGCCGCCGGTAGAAGACTGGGAGCAGCTCGGGCAGCGCCTCCGGCTCGAACGGCGCCATGGCGGGTGGCGGCGGGaagcggcgggggcgggcacCGGGGGCGGGCACCGGGGGCCGCCGGGAGCTGTAGtccggccccggggcgggggcagcgcggggcgcGCCAAGCACCGAGGGGTCCcgggggggcagcgcgggggtGCGGGAACCCGCAGGCGCTGCCCCGCTCCCGGTTTAACGGGTCCTCGGCGGGCGCACGGCTGCGACCGGACCCGACCCGGCTGCTGCCAGAGGGAAGCGCCAGGACCGGAGCAGACCCCCGagcagcccccgcagccccgggaCCGGAGCCGACCCCCGGGACCCGAGCAGACCCCCGCGCACAGCCCGCAGCACCGGGACCCGAGCAGACCCCCGGGCAGCCCGAGGACCGGAGCAGACCCCCGCGCACAGCCCGCAGCCCCGGGACCGGCCGCCCACCGGGCTTGAAGTGGCAGCACCGCGACGCCACCGAgccccgggggggcgggcggcgggggaggggacTGGACCGGATCGGGAGGGGGACGGCCGCCGCCGTTGCACCGGGGCCCTTCCCCCGCTCCTGGCCGCGTTAATTAATCATTGACAGCCGCGCGGGCACGGCCAAGGTCCGGCCTGAGCTGCCCAGTCCCGCGTCCGCAGCGCTCCGGGTTCGGCTCCCGCGTCCGCTGCCGGTTCGGCTCCCGCGTCCGCAGCACTCCCGGTTCGGCTCCCGCGTCCGCTGCCGGTTCGGCTCCCGGGTCCGCTCCCGGGTCGGCTCCGGCGTCCGCTGCCGGTTCGGCTCCCAGTCTCTTCCCGGTGCCGGCGCGCGAGGATGTGGCTGTACCTGGCAGcggtgctggtggggctgtTCCTGCTGCGGCGATGGCACCGGGAGCGGCAGATGGTGCCGGGGCTCTCCGAGAAGTACGTGCTGATCACGGGCTGCGACAGCGGCTTCGGGCACCTGCTGGCCCAGCAGCTGGACGCGCGTGGGCTGCGGGTGCTGGCCGCCTGCCTGACCGAGGCCGGGGCTGCGCGGCTGCGGGCGGCCACCTCGCCGCGCCTGCAGACCCTCCTGCTGGACGTCACCTCCAGCCAGAGCATCGCCACCGCCGCCGCCTGGGTCCGGGAGCGTGTGGGTGACCAAGGTAGGACGGGGCGGCCACCCCCATCGTcacccctgccagccctcctgccacCTCGCCGACCCGTGCCGGCACAGCCGGGGCTGGCACGGGACCgtgggcagggcagcagcctcgGCTCAACCCgtcccctctccccagggctCTGGGGGCTGGTGAACAATGCAGGCATCGCCATCCCCATCGCCCCGAATGAGTGGCTGACCAAGGACGACTTCGTCAGGGTGCTGGATGTCAACCTGGTTGGCCTCATTGAGGTGACGCTGAGCCTCCTGCCCCTGgtgcggcgggcgcggggccgggtGGTCAACGTGGCCAGCATCCTGGGCCGTATCTCCTGTTTCGGTGGGGGGTACTGCATCTCCAAGTTTGGTGTGGAGGCCTTCTCCGACAGTCTCCGGTAAGTCTGGCACGGCTGTCCcctgctctgctttcccagttTGCTTTTCCAGGCTCTGGCCAGCAGAGCCTACATCTCTCCAGCCCCTTCCTCTTGCGACCACGAGCGCAGGTGGAGTTTGTTTTAGGGGCTGTGGGGATGCTTAACACACAGAGTGGGGGGCAGAGCGCCCTGTGCCACAGCTGCGGGCCTTGGGTCCCGTGGGAGCGATCCCCCGCTGGGAGGGACCCTTGCCTGCTGCTGGCGGCCTCTGCTCCACGTTCAGCCAAGTTCATGCAGAGGCAGCCCAGGGTACAGGAGTACAAAGGACCGGGCAGAGCTTTGATTTCATTCCCCCACCCAATGGCTTCCCAGTGGCAGGGAGGCTGTGGCCACACCAGCTGGCGCTGCCTGCCCCGGCGCTGAGCCTCCCCCATCGGCCATCGCCCCCATGCCGGATCCTGCGGGCAATGGCCCCGCGGTGCTGAGGTTTGCTTTGGCCCCATCCCATCCAGACTCAGCAGATGTTTGCTCACGCACCACCTTGCACAcatgctggggctggcagggggtctGCTGGGGTGGTCGGGCTCCCCCCGCCGGACCTCTGGCATGAGGCTGCCGTGTGTCCTGCGCCAGAGCCggtgcccaccacagcccatgcCGGCGGGTGGCAGATGCGCCCGGGTGCTGGTCCCACGTCCCATGGGGCGTGATCCCTTCCAGGCTTGAGATGCACAACTTCGGGGTGAAGGTCAGCATAATTGAGCCAGGCTACTTCAAGACGATGATCACCAACGTCGAGAACCTGGAGAAGAGTTTTATTTCTACCTGGGAGAAGCTCCCAGAGGAAATGAAAGCGAGTTATGGGGAGAATTACTTGAAGAAGTGTAAGTACCTCACCTAAAGGTGAAGCGATGCTGTTTCTCTCCTGACACAAGGCACATCCCTGGGGCCACGGGGTGTCCCACCGCCCTGTCGTGCCCCTGAGcccttcagctgtgcttggctcAAGGGTCCGAGCCCGGCAGGCTGAGCAGCgctttctgcctctgcagttTCAGTAGCGCTCAGGAacatacagaagaaatacagctcCAACCTGAGGCTGGTCACGGACTG
Encoded here:
- the PRIM1 gene encoding DNA primase small subunit, with translation MAPFEPEALPELLPVFYRRLFPYGAYGRWLGYGGVVKNYFQLREFSFTLRDDVYVRFQSFGSPQELERELQRTNPYKIDIGAIYSHRPNQHNTVHLGGAFQPQEKELVFDIDMTDYDDVRTCCSSADICSKCWTLMTIAIRVIDRALVEDLGMKHRLWVYSGRRGVHCWVCDDAVRKWSPALRAATVEYLSLVKGGAETVKKVNLSEPIHPFIRRSVSVVEKYFEAFALVSQDILGSPESWEKVLALVPEEHRELLQGEFPKKRDSVQRWELLKSRMERTRRGPGAGKNVPCYADWEIMLQYCFPRLDINVSKSIGHLLKSPFSVHPKTGRISVPLDLQRLDQFDPFAVPTISSLCHELDTAGQDGEQDGEETEPKRRVRDYKKTSLAPYVRVFEQFVEEMEHARRGELLRRSDLQGDF
- the LOC101918395 gene encoding retinol dehydrogenase 16-like, which codes for MWLYLAAVLVGLFLLRRWHRERQMVPGLSEKYVLITGCDSGFGHLLAQQLDARGLRVLAACLTEAGAARLRAATSPRLQTLLLDVTSSQSIATAAAWVRERVGDQGLWGLVNNAGIAIPIAPNEWLTKDDFVRVLDVNLVGLIEVTLSLLPLVRRARGRVVNVASILGRISCFGGGYCISKFGVEAFSDSLRLEMHNFGVKVSIIEPGYFKTMITNVENLEKSFISTWEKLPEEMKASYGENYLKKFSVALRNIQKKYSSNLRLVTDCMEHALTSCHPRTRYSAGWDAKLLYIPLSYLPSALTDVVLTWSYPRPARDA